From a single Bacillus pseudomycoides DSM 12442 genomic region:
- a CDS encoding AMP-binding protein has protein sequence HFLHLLYQIVEDPDQKLSDMILVTEEEKHQLLYTFNQTEKPFPNDKAIHQLFEEQVQRTPELVAVVFGDEQLTYRELNSRANQLARLLRERGTVREELVGIMVDRSLEMIVGILGVLKAGGAYVPLDPSYPEERIRYILEDSGVQRLLTQSSVKIMEGFTGETILIDQPHVYNGADENLEHINQAEDLAYVIYTSGSTGKPKGVLIEHRGVSNLQLMAETYGIREGSRVLQFAS, from the coding sequence ATCACTTCCTCCATCTGTTGTATCAGATAGTTGAAGATCCTGACCAAAAGCTGTCAGATATGATTCTGGTGACAGAGGAAGAAAAACATCAGCTTCTGTATACCTTTAACCAAACTGAAAAGCCGTTCCCGAATGACAAAGCAATCCATCAACTGTTTGAGGAACAGGTTCAGAGAACACCTGAGCTTGTAGCCGTAGTTTTTGGTGACGAACAGCTTACTTATCGAGAGTTGAATTCTAGGGCTAATCAGCTTGCAAGACTTTTAAGAGAAAGAGGAACGGTTAGGGAAGAGCTGGTTGGAATCATGGTAGACCGCTCCCTTGAAATGATTGTCGGTATTCTGGGTGTACTAAAAGCAGGTGGAGCTTATGTCCCACTTGACCCGTCATATCCTGAAGAAAGGATTCGCTATATCCTTGAAGACAGTGGGGTTCAACGCCTCTTAACACAAAGTAGTGTGAAAATTATGGAAGGCTTTACGGGAGAGACTATTCTGATTGATCAGCCTCATGTGTATAACGGAGCTGATGAGAATCTTGAACATATCAATCAGGCGGAAGATCTGGCCTATGTTATATATACATCGGGGTCGACCGGGAAACCGAAAGGTGTGTTAATAGAGCATCGAGGTGTAAGTAATTTGCAGCTCATGGCTGAAACATATGGCATACGGGAGGGAAGCAGGGTCCTTCAGTTTGCTTC